From a single Anabas testudineus chromosome 5, fAnaTes1.2, whole genome shotgun sequence genomic region:
- the cdc42 gene encoding cell division control protein 42 homolog, translating into MQTIKCVVVGDGAVGKTCLLISYTTNKFPSEYVPTVFDNYAVTVMIGGEPYTLGLFDTAGQEDYDRLRPLSYPQTDVFLVCFSVVSPSSFENVKEKWVPEITHHCPKTPFLLVGTQIDLRDDPSTIEKLAKNKQKPITPETAEKLARDLKAVKYVECSALTQKGLKNVFDEAILAALEPPEPKKKRKCVLL; encoded by the exons ATGCAGACCATCAAGTGTGTTGTAGTTGGAGACGGTGCTGTGGGTAAAACTTGCCTGCTCATCTCATACACCACAAACAAATTTCCCTCTGAATATGTACCTACG GTGTTTGATAACTATGCTGTAACTGTAATGATTGGAGGTGAGCCCTACACTCTGGGCTTGTTCGATACAGCAG GTCAGGAAGACTACGACAGGTTACGACCTCTGAGTTATCCCCAGACAGACGtttttcttgtctgtttctCCGTCGTGTCCCCGTCTTcctttgaaaatgtcaaagaaaag TGGGTTCCAGAGATCACACACCACTGTCCAAAGACCCCCTTCCTGCTAGTTGGGACTCAGATTGACTTGCGGGACGACCCCTCCACTATAGAGAAGCTGGCCAAGAACAAGCAAAAGCCCATCACTCCGGAAACAGCTGAGAAGTTGGCAAGAGATCTCAAGGCTGTGAAATACGTGGAATGCTCAGCTCTCACACAG aaAGGCCTAAAGAATGTGTTTGATGAGGCGATATTGGCTGCACTGGAGCCCCCAGAGCCCAAGAAGAAACGCAAATGTGTGCTGCTATGA